GCGACGCCGTGACCCTCGCGCCCGGCGCGCGTTGACAGCGGCCGAGGCGAGGCGCCATACTCCGCAGTCCAACCCCACAGGGATGATCACCATGAGACGCTCCAGGAGCTTTCTGCGCTTCGCCATGCTCTCGATCGCTATCCTCCCCGTCGCGGCGCGTGCCGGTGAGGAGAAGGTCGATCTCGCGACCGTCCACCGCATCAAGGAAGAGGCCTTCAAGGATTCGAAGGTGATGGATCACCTCTTCTATCTGACCGATGTCAACGGGCCGCGCCTGACCAACTCGCCTGGCGAGCGCGCCGCCGCCGATTGGGCGGTGAAATCGCTCAAGGCCTGGGGGATCGAGGCGGCGCGCCTCGAACCGTGGGGGACCTTCGGCCGCGGCTGGTCGCTGTCGCACTTCACCATGAGCCTGCGGGAGCCGACCTATGCCCCGCTCGCCGGCGTGCCTCTCGCCTGGACTTCGGGAACCAAGGGAATGGTGAGCGGCGATGTCATCCTGGCGCCGCTGTTCACGGCGCAGGAGCTGGAGCGGCGCGAAGGCTTCGATCCGGCAAAGCTGGCGGCGCGCATCCAGAAATATGCCGCCGAGAACAAGGGAAAACTCAAGGGGAAGTTCGTGCTCCTGACGGAAGCGCGGGAGCTCACCCCGCCGACCGACGTGCCGTCGACGCGGCTGGACAAGAAGGCGCTGGAGGAGATGGAGGATGCCGAAGAGCTGTACGTCGCGCCCCCCCTCGAGTGGCCGATTATCAGCATGCCCGAGGATCCGAAGAAAGCCGGACAGCTCTTGGATTCCGCGCCCTTCGCGGTGCGCGCCGAATTGCGCAACCGGACGCGGCACATCCGCGACCGCCTGAACGCTTTTCTGAAGGAAGAAGGGGCCCTGGCCGTGCTCTCCGGCGACACTCGCGGGACGGGCGGCATCCTCTTCGCGGAAAGCGGCGCCTCGTGGGAGACGGGTGCGCCGATTCCGCCGCCCAAGATCTCGCTGGCGCCGGAGCAATACGACCGGCTGTGCCGTCTCGCCGCGAAGAAGATTCCGGTGAAAATCGAGCTGGACATGGAAGCCAGGTTCGACGACGACGCCCCGGAAGCCGCGAACGTCGTCGCCGAGATCCCAGGCGGCAGGAAGAAGGCGGAGATCGTGATGCTGGGCGCCCACCTCGACTCGTGGCACTCCGGAACGGGGGCCACCGACAACGCGGCCGGCTCGGCCGTCGTCCTCGAGGCGATGCGGATTCTCAAGACGCTGAACCTGCCGATGGACCGGACCGTGCGCCTCGTCCTGTGGACCGGCGAGGAGCAGGGGCTCCTCGGATCGGAGGCCTACGTGCAGAAGCATTTTGCCGACATGGTGACGATGAAGGCCCTGCCCGAGCACTCGAAGCTCTCAGGGTATTTCAACCTCGACAACGGCACGGGGAAGATTCGCGGGGTCTACCTGCAGGGGAACGACATGGTGCGCCCCATCTTCAAGGCCTGGCTCGAGCCCTTCGAGGACCTGGGGGCGGAGACGCTGTCGATCCGGAACACCGGAGGGACGGACCACCTGCCGTTCGAAGCGGTCGGGCTTCCCGGCTTCCAGTTCATCCAGGACCCGCTCGACTACAGCTCACGCACGCACCACTCCAACATCGACGAGTACGACCACCTGCAGCCAGGCGACCTGATGCAGGCCTCCGCGATCGTCGCCTCGTTCGTCTACAACGCCGCGACGCGCCCCGAGATGCTGCCGCGCAAGCCGATGCCGAAGCCGCTGCCGCCGAAGCAGTTGAGCCCCCCTAACTAGCAGCCATCGCCTGGGTGTCCGCACCCTACTCCTGCAAGGCCTGCTGGAAGCTGCGCAGCTCGACCAGGTTGAGGTCGGAAACGGCGGCATAGCGCATGCCCGCCCGGGTCCAGCGGATCAGGTTGTAGCCGCGCAGGCTCGTCTCCACGGCTCTCTCCCCGGCGCCGTCTTCCGCCGGATAGATGAACAGGTTGATGAGGTGCTTGCGGCGCTGATAAATGAGGGCCGCCACGGGCCTGCGGTCCAGGTA
The DNA window shown above is from Candidatus Polarisedimenticolia bacterium and carries:
- a CDS encoding M20/M25/M40 family metallo-hydrolase — encoded protein: MRRSRSFLRFAMLSIAILPVAARAGEEKVDLATVHRIKEEAFKDSKVMDHLFYLTDVNGPRLTNSPGERAAADWAVKSLKAWGIEAARLEPWGTFGRGWSLSHFTMSLREPTYAPLAGVPLAWTSGTKGMVSGDVILAPLFTAQELERREGFDPAKLAARIQKYAAENKGKLKGKFVLLTEARELTPPTDVPSTRLDKKALEEMEDAEELYVAPPLEWPIISMPEDPKKAGQLLDSAPFAVRAELRNRTRHIRDRLNAFLKEEGALAVLSGDTRGTGGILFAESGASWETGAPIPPPKISLAPEQYDRLCRLAAKKIPVKIELDMEARFDDDAPEAANVVAEIPGGRKKAEIVMLGAHLDSWHSGTGATDNAAGSAVVLEAMRILKTLNLPMDRTVRLVLWTGEEQGLLGSEAYVQKHFADMVTMKALPEHSKLSGYFNLDNGTGKIRGVYLQGNDMVRPIFKAWLEPFEDLGAETLSIRNTGGTDHLPFEAVGLPGFQFIQDPLDYSSRTHHSNIDEYDHLQPGDLMQASAIVASFVYNAATRPEMLPRKPMPKPLPPKQLSPPN